A genomic window from Streptomyces sp. NBC_00234 includes:
- a CDS encoding helix-turn-helix transcriptional regulator, with product MPSGTATQRGSGSPLIGRTAELGQLDTVLDRLGRGGPAVVDLTGAAGIGKSRLLGEFCRRAGQRGVTVLRGRATEYEQHLPFRPFADAFADLDDPSARVAPQLLDALPPILGGRAAAPSPVADPPVDRFALHRSMARLLAELGPAGLVVALDDMHWADPASLELLDHLVRHPVHGPVLLVVARRDRQTPSALTATLTRGADTGEVSRLRLAPLAESECVAGLAPGLAGSRAARLYAASEGNPLYFLTLLHAHQEGDAPHGASVADAAGNSPGGLPAGLGSLLLNELVPLTPAQRRTLEVIAVLGDHAAHPVIGATARRTDAELDGDLDTLARRDLVRTSPGGRLTLRHPVLRSLVHEATAPRWRVEIHRRAAAELARAGAPAVEQAQHVEHSMTAWDPRAAAVLTQAAGQTEATAPTSCAHWLEVVLRLLPDTAEHAPERAELTLRRARALGVAGDLRGSRELLHQVISASGQDGSGLRTSAVVLCALVERHLGRYPEATALLRRELNRQPAPSPSDRVSIGLELGSSAPHNTPYPQLRDEIARTLSAARTLKDEPGEAGALALAAFGEAYEGATAKASGFAEQAAALVDGLPDDDLTALCEPLARLGWAEAFLGRFADAERHADRGLDIARRSGQVYLLPLLLLGKAHVRIQTCRLPSARQLADEAEDIARGIGSSELLAFVLANKAQVLVAASAPGDPEALAVAEEAVACMGPSDNWRASMAWCMLGYAALTGGDPHRARDALLRAGGDDLRGLQPSMRPLFLEILVTAALFTGDIGSASAWAERARTEADHLDLPVQRASAMRSAAQLSLHGGDPATAAALFSEAADACARSGAVFWQARSLLLGAPALTAAGFGARGAAAREKGHQLATNGGAHLLTGLAALVPPPAHPAPSDTPRWLAAMTPREREVAELVAEGLTNQAIATRLYLSPRTVETHLSRVYRKADVSTRAALAALIARS from the coding sequence ATGCCGAGCGGCACCGCGACGCAGCGCGGAAGCGGGAGCCCGCTCATCGGGCGCACGGCCGAACTCGGGCAGCTCGACACCGTGCTCGACCGGCTCGGCCGGGGAGGCCCGGCGGTCGTCGACCTCACCGGCGCGGCGGGCATCGGCAAGAGCCGGCTGCTGGGGGAGTTCTGCCGCCGCGCCGGGCAACGCGGGGTGACGGTGCTGCGGGGCCGGGCCACCGAGTACGAACAGCATCTTCCGTTCAGGCCGTTCGCCGATGCGTTCGCCGATCTGGACGACCCCTCCGCGCGCGTGGCGCCGCAGCTGCTGGACGCGCTCCCGCCGATCCTCGGCGGCCGGGCCGCCGCACCGTCCCCGGTGGCGGACCCACCCGTCGACCGTTTCGCTCTCCACCGGTCGATGGCACGGCTGTTGGCCGAGCTCGGCCCAGCGGGCCTGGTGGTCGCGCTGGACGACATGCACTGGGCGGACCCCGCGTCGCTGGAGCTTCTGGACCACCTCGTCAGGCACCCCGTGCACGGCCCGGTCCTCCTCGTCGTCGCCCGCCGCGACCGTCAGACCCCCTCGGCGCTCACCGCGACGCTCACCCGGGGAGCCGACACCGGAGAGGTGAGCCGCTTACGCCTGGCGCCGTTGGCGGAGTCGGAGTGCGTCGCCGGGCTCGCCCCCGGCCTGGCGGGCAGCCGGGCCGCGCGGCTCTACGCCGCGAGTGAGGGCAACCCCCTGTACTTCCTCACGCTTCTGCACGCGCACCAGGAGGGCGACGCTCCCCACGGAGCGTCCGTCGCGGACGCGGCCGGGAACAGCCCCGGCGGGCTTCCTGCCGGACTCGGATCGTTGCTGCTGAACGAACTGGTACCGCTGACCCCCGCGCAGCGCCGGACGCTGGAAGTGATCGCCGTGCTCGGCGATCACGCCGCACACCCGGTGATCGGGGCGACGGCCCGCCGTACCGATGCCGAGCTCGACGGCGATCTGGACACTCTGGCCCGGCGCGACCTCGTACGCACCAGCCCGGGAGGGCGGCTGACGCTGCGTCATCCTGTGCTGCGGTCCCTGGTCCACGAAGCCACCGCACCCCGGTGGCGGGTGGAGATCCACCGCAGGGCCGCAGCCGAGCTGGCCCGCGCCGGCGCTCCGGCCGTCGAGCAGGCACAGCACGTCGAGCATTCGATGACCGCCTGGGACCCCCGGGCGGCGGCTGTCCTGACGCAGGCCGCCGGGCAGACCGAGGCGACGGCCCCGACGAGCTGCGCGCACTGGTTGGAGGTCGTGCTCAGGCTCCTGCCGGACACGGCCGAACACGCCCCCGAACGAGCCGAATTGACGCTGAGACGCGCACGCGCGCTCGGTGTCGCCGGCGATCTGCGGGGGAGCCGGGAGCTGCTGCACCAGGTGATCAGCGCGTCGGGGCAGGACGGGTCCGGCCTCAGGACGTCGGCGGTGGTGCTGTGCGCCCTGGTGGAGCGGCACCTCGGACGGTATCCCGAGGCGACCGCCCTCCTGCGCAGGGAGCTGAACCGGCAGCCGGCGCCCTCGCCGTCCGACAGGGTGTCGATCGGACTCGAACTGGGCTCGTCCGCACCGCACAACACCCCCTATCCGCAGCTCCGGGACGAGATCGCGCGGACCCTCTCGGCCGCCCGCACCCTCAAGGACGAACCCGGCGAGGCGGGGGCCCTGGCGCTCGCCGCCTTCGGCGAAGCCTACGAGGGCGCCACGGCCAAGGCGTCCGGGTTCGCCGAGCAGGCGGCGGCCCTGGTGGACGGACTGCCCGACGACGACCTCACGGCGCTGTGCGAGCCCCTGGCCAGACTCGGCTGGGCGGAGGCGTTCCTGGGCCGCTTCGCCGACGCCGAGCGCCACGCCGACCGCGGCCTCGACATCGCCCGGCGCAGCGGACAGGTCTACCTCCTGCCGCTCCTCCTGTTGGGAAAGGCGCACGTCCGGATCCAGACCTGCCGACTGCCCTCGGCGCGGCAACTGGCCGACGAGGCAGAGGACATCGCCCGGGGCATCGGAAGCAGCGAACTGCTCGCCTTCGTCCTGGCCAACAAGGCCCAGGTCCTGGTGGCGGCCTCCGCACCCGGCGACCCGGAGGCGCTGGCCGTCGCCGAGGAAGCGGTGGCATGCATGGGGCCGAGCGACAACTGGCGGGCTTCCATGGCCTGGTGCATGCTCGGTTACGCGGCGCTCACCGGCGGCGACCCGCACCGCGCCAGGGACGCCCTGCTCCGGGCGGGCGGCGACGACCTGCGGGGCCTGCAGCCCTCCATGCGCCCCCTGTTCCTGGAAATCCTCGTCACCGCCGCCCTGTTCACCGGCGACATCGGTTCCGCCTCCGCCTGGGCCGAGCGCGCCCGCACCGAGGCCGACCACCTCGACCTTCCCGTGCAGCGCGCCTCGGCCATGCGGAGCGCGGCACAGCTCTCCCTGCACGGTGGCGACCCGGCCACGGCGGCGGCTCTGTTCTCCGAGGCGGCCGACGCGTGCGCACGGTCCGGTGCGGTGTTCTGGCAGGCGCGCTCGCTGCTGCTCGGCGCCCCCGCGCTGACGGCTGCCGGGTTCGGGGCGCGCGGCGCGGCGGCGCGGGAGAAGGGCCACCAGCTGGCCACGAACGGTGGCGCACATCTGCTGACCGGCCTGGCGGCGCTGGTCCCGCCACCCGCGCATCCGGCGCCGTCCGACACCCCGAGGTGGCTGGCCGCCATGACGCCGCGCGAACGGGAGGTGGCGGAACTCGTCGCCGAGGGCCTCACCAACCAGGCCATCGCCACCAGGCTCTACCTCAGTCCGCGCACCGTCGAGACCCACCTCTCCCGGGTGTACCGCAAGGCCGACGTCTCCACCCGAGCGGCTCTCGCCGCCCTGATCGCCCGATCGTGA